The following DNA comes from Teredinibacter haidensis.
TGCTCCAATCTTAAATAGAGAAGTATATGAAGAATATTTTAATTGTTTTAGTCTTTTCGTTTTCGCAAGTATCGGTTGCATCTAATTTAGGTTTAGGTCTATCGGCCGAATCTGGAGACAATTTTATTTACTTTCCCATTGTGCTGTCCGACAGTATCCGATTAGAACCATTCTTTGGGTATAGCGATGATGGTGAGGAATCTATATCCGGAGTTGATGAAAGCTATAGTAAGAACTCGTATAAATCAAAGAGTTTTGGAACCGGATTATTCAAGTACTCCAAACTAAATGACAATGTACATTCATATTTCGGGGGTAGGATTGCCTACATCGAGACGGAGAGAAAAACTGAAATATCAATTAGCCTTGGAGAGAATCATTATTAATGAAAGTCTAGATGGATACTCTATATCCCCCACGATTGGCATTGAGTATAGATTCGCGAATGGGTTTTCAACAGCTGTTGAGGCCGAATGGTATTACAACAGGCTTGAAGGCCAGTCTACAGGGAAGCTCGATCTATCCGAAATTTCTGAAACGTCAAGAGAGCGGAGCGGAACAGGAACAAAATTTATAATCAGGTATGTCTTTTAGCTTATTGCGCATGCATTATGTTATCCCGAAACCTGAAGACGGTACTGAACTAAGCCAGGACGAAATACTTGATGCACTTGGTGCGGAGGAGGGGCTTGGCTGGATAAATACGTTGCGTTGTAAGCCTGAGGTAACTCAAGGTGAGTGCGCCTACGATAATGTTGAATGGTCTGGTGTTGAACTGGCTTTTGAGGAGTGGGATTATCAACACCAGGGGCTTACAGAAGGCGCCGCAGCACTGCTTTCAATAGCCGTTGCCATAGCCACAAATGGCATGGGCGGGGAACTCATCGGGGCGCTTACATCTACTACTACTTCAGCAGCAACTACCGCTATAAGCACCGGGCAGTATATGCTTACGCAGTCGCTGAATGCAGGTATCACCACGCTGGCCAACCAAGCTTCAATGACTCTTTTTTCTACCGGCTTTGATATTGGTGAAACTTTAAACGAGCTTGGTTCCTCTGAAAACGTTCATCAGTTGTTGGATTCCATGCTTACGGCGGCGGTGGTGCCTCAGAATGATGTCTCGTTCTTTGATGGTGACGATCTCGGTTTTTGGCAGCAGACGGCTAATGCTTTGGTTGATGCGACGGTTGATGCGGGGTTGACTGCGATTGTTCAGGGTGCGGTGTATGGGTATACGGATGAGGAGTATTTGGCGTCGTTTCAGCGTGCGGTTGCGGCGAACAGTATTCGTTACCTTGGAGAGCAGCTTGCTACTGGAATTGGGGATGCGGCAGAAACCGGGAACTGGGAGTTAGGCTACCAGTTGATGGCTCACGCTGCTGCGGGTTGTTTGGGCGGGGCGCTTAGTGCGGATAATAACGATGCGGATGGTGAAAATGGTTGTGCCAGTGGTACTATGGGGTCGGTTATTGGGGAGATGATGGGGAAATTAAAAACCATCTCAATATCTAATGATAAAGAAAGCTTAGAAACTGAAGCCGCAATTCATGAATTCTACCTTGGTTTAGACGAGTTAGTAAAACAAGGGGCAGACATAACAAAACTAAGTGCTGCTGTTTCTGCATTCGTGTTTGGGCTTGATCCGAGTATTGCATCTGATTATGCGAGTATCGCTTATATATTTAATGCTACCTCCAAGTTACATAGGGCGGCTAGATCAAATCAAAGTCGAGCTATATCCTATGAAGATGCCGTTGAAAAAGCCATACAGACGAGTCATTCAATCCGGGCTAATGGTGAAGGTGATTTTGTTAGTGGTGAAAATATTGGAGCACCTATTATTCTTAACGAGCCTTGGTTTATCGGTGACTATTATTATAGCTATCCTGATGGCCTTGAATGGGATGGCGCTGGAGCTGGATATTGCGCTGGAGTCGGGACGGGGGTACCAGGCTATTGGGTTAGTGCTGTTTCTGAAGGGACTGTTGCTTTGGTAGTAAATGTGGCTGATGGCAATAGTTTCAATGCTAGTAGTTATGCGCTTTCAATTGCTGGACCAGACTGGCTTAATCTGCCTCAATATTTCTCTCAGCCTATATACGCGACTTTTGAGGCAACAGGTGAAACATATAAATATCAAGTTAATCAATACGGGAATGTTACATGCGAAGTATATTCTGGTTCTTCTTTCTCTTGTCATTAGGGTGTAGTCATGGCTCGTCGAACTCTTTTCGAATTATCTCTGTTGATGATGTTATGGCGGGGAAGATAGATGATAAAGCAGCAGTTGCGATAAAAGGTTATCTTGTTTTAGAGAAAGATATTTATTTTCTTTATAGTAACTTTGAGTCTGCAAATTACAAAAGTGATGAGCGCAATTTTTTTCGTGTTAAAATTTGGATTCCGGAGAATATGGATATGGAGCGCTGTTCGAATAAGAGTGTAATTATATATGGTGTAAAATATACTTACATTGGTGCTCCCGGGATTGATGAAGTGGTAAGAGTGTCGGATCTTGGGCAGAGTGAGTCTTCGTGTCAGCCACTAAAAGAACCTTTTAATCGCTTTCAGCAATTAAAAGCTAGGATCGAAGCTGGTAGGCAGAATAAACCATAGGATTAAAATAACAGGACATATATGGACGCTCCTGGTATGTCAAGGCGAAAAACACCTCGCCATCAATATTTGATAGCCTTTTTTGTGGTGTTCCCTTATTGACCGTTTTTTTGATTTGGGTTCGTGCTGACATATATTCGGCCTATTGTGAAAGTTTGTTTTTGAACGTTACTTTCTGGCCCTGATGAATTCCGCACTTAACTGTCTCAAACAGTCACTCGGCTTATTAAAGCCTTGTCCTAACCAGACTATGGTTAAGTACGGAAAACCCGCTTTAACATCAAAATTCGACGATACCAAGAGAAAATATTCTTTTAATTGTTCTAAGTTTACCTAAAAAATAAATTGTTTTTATACGTTATTACAATGCGTATACCTACGCAGGAATAATTTTATAATCTACACCCCGTTGCAGTATGACCCAAATCAGTCGTGCTAAACGGTTAGCTAAAGCCACGGCGGCTTTATTGACGCCACGACGCTCAACGAGGTTATTTACCCAAACGGAGAGTTTGTCCGTTTTGAGTTTTGATCGATACAATACGGATCGCGCACCATGAATCAGCTGCTTGCGTAAATAACGATTCCCGCGCTTAGTGATACTTCCGTTAACGGATTTATCACCGCTAGAAAATTGTTTTGGTGTAACGCCCAACCAAACAGGAAGTTCACGAGGATAGGAAAATTGGCCTGCATTTCCAATGGCCGAATACAGTGCGGTTGCAATAATAATACCAATCCCCGGTAATGTTATAAGTCGTTGGCATAGCGGGTTTGAACGAACAACTTCAATGAGTTCCTGTTTGATTTGGTCGCAGTGATCTGTAATGCGAAAAAATTCATCATGCGCTTCTAATAGCTGTCGCTTCATGCGTAAGCGTAAAAAAATAAAAGAAAAAATAAAAGGACATCCAAAAACTTGACACTAAAAGTAATCCGGTCTATTCCTGTCTTTGCGCAATAGCGATCAGCTTGCCACTTCTTTACCGATTAGGAGAAAGGCTCGTTTTTGTTAGTGTAAATGCTGGTATGGAAGGCGAGGGTGCTGTTGGTTCGCCGTTGGCATTCGTTGTCGGTATGCTTTTCGAGAATTTTATATTGGCACCATGTTTGGTCCTTGCTATTTACGGTGGGTTACTTTGGCGTAAAAGTATTACTGTCAGTCGCTTAACAAGTAGCTGCACCTGACAAATATTGCTACGCTCGTTTTTGTGTATGTCGCGTAGCTCCATTTTACAAAAAACGCTCTCCGCAATATTCGCAGGTGAGCTAAACGTTAAGGCTTATCATGAAAAATGTATTGATATTTATTTTACTTTTATTTTATTCAGCTTCCGTTCTGGCTTTTAGGATCGACGTGGAGGCGGGTGATGCAAGATCGGTACAACTTTTTGGTGTGTGTGGGGATTGTTCCAAATCTGCCAAAATATCTGTCGTAGATGTTAGGTTGCAAGAGGGGCAGTGGTTTCCAACAACTGAGATCCAATTTAAGGGAAGTACCGAATCGGAAAAATTTGGCTTTGGTATTGCGATGTACCAAGATGGTAAAGGATTGAGTGCGTATTACACTAAGGGTTCTAAAACAACCGTTTTGAAATCTAATCTAAAGTTGCTAACAACCTATAACATTGATTTCGAGTATGTAGGTAATAATATCCTAAGTTTTTCTGTGGCCGGAAAAATATTGAAATCGACTTAGGGTTCAAGCCGAAAAGTGTTAGACACGGTGTATCAGGTATGGCGGTAGATATAGAGTACCAGCCTTAACAAGGCTATCAAGCAGACCTCCATTCCGGTGCTTGATTTCGCGCTGGCCGCTACGCTAGCGCAAAACAATCACCTCCATTACGGCTGCTTATAGCGGCGTTATGCTCGGTAAAGAAAAATTAATATGAATCAATATAATTCACCAATTTCGAATCTAGATGTAGATGAGAACCGTCGAGATAAAAATCACTACCCGTGGATAGCGGCTTTGGTATGCATAATATTCTATTCTACGATTTTCTTGTTCGTGCAAGATTTTGAAAAGGAAATTGTACGCTTTACGCAAGTATTTGGGTTTGTCGCGGGTGGTCTATTGGTAATATTTTCACTTCTAAATAGTGTCGCCTTTTTAGGGGCAATTTTATGGTCGAAAATAGGAGACGTCAGAGTTCCATTTGCGTTTAACAAAATAGTTCAAGTCGTCTATGTGGGCTCTATAGTGCTTACTATAATTGTATTTGTGGCTGGCGTATATTATGTCGGAAAAAATGCATAACAATACGTGCCAGCTGACATTTTGGTCGGCGCTCCGTTTTGTGTATGGCTTCGCCATTTCACACAAAACTCCACACCAACCAAAATGCAGCTGCACTCTGCGTTATGGCGGGTCTAAATAATTTGTATATCGTTCTAGAGTTCGTCAAAATTTGAGGTCTCGCAGTTTAGTAAGTGCAATCGTCGAGAAAGAACAAATGGTTTTACTCGGCGCAAGAAAGTCGCGAAGTGGTTACAATAGAAAGTATTGGAATAAGGTGAGTCTAAAACAGTTCGTTCCTTGGCTCACCGTTTAAGATTTCGCTGCGAAAAAAATGGGTAGTTCGTATCTTCAAAGCTCTATCAAGAAGGTGCGAATTGTAAAAATAGTAGTTTAAACTGGTTGGGTTTTTAATAGGCTAAAGTTCCGCGTTCGCTCCACAAAAAGCGCTGTAGAAAGGAAGTGCCACCCAGCGCCTGAGTTATCAAATGAAGTGCAACGAAATTGACACTTTTTACTCCATTCCATGTTGTGCATGCCTACGGCATAATCGAAAAACATTACATTACGTAAAAAGTGCAGTGAAGAACTTCAGCGTTTGCGCAGAGAAAACAAGCGTCTACAAGAGGAAATGGCTTTTCAAAAAAAGGCTGCTGCGTACTTTGCGAACGACCAAAAGTGAAGTAGGCCGTCATTTGAATGCACGTTGGGCAATTCACGATAGCGTTGATGTGTCGAGTGTTGGGCGTATCTCGATCAGGTTTCAATCGTTGGCGAAAAAGGCCAAAAAGCTTGAGGGCATCCCGTCGAGAGCAAATGGAGGTGCCAGTAAGAGAAACGTATGAAGAATTCGAAGCGGCCTACCGGGCGCCAAAATTACAAAAGAGTTGAATCAACTCTTACGGCTTGCTACCCAGGTTGCCGAGGCGTTATGCGTTCCCGCCAAGCCCCAACTTAGCGACTTTCTGACTAAGAGTACTTCGAGCAATGCCCAGTATTTCTGATGCGTGGGTGATATTGCCAGATGTTTTGGCCAGGGTTTCTTCAATAATTCGTGATTCCAGCTCCAGGAGAGCCTGCTTTAAACCGTTTTCTGGACAGGCTAAGTTAGTCGCTATTGTGTAAACAGATTTGTTCTCACGTGTTTTTGGGATAAAGCTCAAGAACACATATTGGTTTTTCTCTGTGCTTGTAAAAAAAAGGATCCAGATGGTTAAACATACGGTGACAGAAATAAAACCAGAGGCATTTATTTTAAAACCCAAGGCCATTAACAATACAACTAAAATTGCAATTGTTGCCATTGGGGCGAAAGCAAACATATAGGTTTTAGCAAGAGTTCTAGCGCTACGCTGTTTGCTAGTTAATATCGTAAACCCTAAAACACAGACCATAGTGACTAGGGGTACTAGTAATCCCAGCTGAATAACAATATAAAAAGGGCCTGAAATGCGTGTAATGGAATAGCCTATACTTTGAGCCCCGGCAATAGCAGCACCGGGAGTTAGTAATACGGCTTCGACAAACAGAAAAACAGTGCCCAAAGGATATAGCCACCACTTGGTTTTTATTGTTGTATTGGTCAGCGTCAGCGCTAGGGTAGAGTACGCGGCAATCAGGGCAAATGCATAATAAATAATGAGTGCTGTAAGCCCGTCGCCTTGATTGTTTGCAACACGAAAAACACCCAGTTCGCAAATATTCATTACTATAAATGCGATAGATATTGCATAAATAATGGGCGACGCCTTATATATTAGCCCCTTGACATTCCAAAGGGCTAATATTTTAAGCGCTAACGCTAATACACTAATTAGTACAAGGTACTGCACTGAAATCAAGTCCTATCTGACAGATGCTTAATCCGCTTCCGGCTCCCAAAAACAGTATTTTTTCATTCGTTTTTGGTCTATTTGCATCGTAGTTTACCGCAAATGTAGCACTAGTCAAATTACCATAATAGTCATAGGTGATAGGCGCCTTATCAATTGGCACGTTAGCCATCTGCGTCATTTTCCTGTGGGGCCTCGCACCAACCTGATGGCAGTAGAGCGCACCTATATTCTCGGGGTGCCATCCAAGCGACGCATAGGTGCCGGGCATCATCTTTTGATGCTCGTCGATCATTGCCCTGCTGATAGTTTCCATGTTCATTTCAAATTCAATGTAGCCGTCTTGCTGTTTGGCATAACACAGATTGGCATGTACGGAGTTAGTTTTGAATCGCATGACATCTAGTTTGGGTCCGCCGCCAGACTTGGTGATCACGAAAGCTCCACCAGCATCACCGACAGTAAATGCACCCAGGAGGCGACGCAGGTTTTCCTTGGACCTATTAGTCGCTAACTGCTTAATAACATCATAGGTTACTACGCTGGGCTTTTCTCCCGTACAAATGAGGATGTTTTCGGCTGCGCCGCTTCCGATATACAAGTCTGCTATGGATAATCCATTGAGCAAGCCAAGGCAGGCATTGGATATATCCAGGCATGCTGCGTTGTGCGCGCCTAACATAGCCTGTATTTCATGGGCGGTAGACGGCTCTGGATACTCCGTATCAATCCCGCAATAGATAACACCGTCGATATCGGTGGATTCTATATTCGCATCCGCAATTGCTTTTTGCGAAGCCTTATAAGCCAGGGTGGCGTACGTTTCCTTCGGGGGGGCTACGCGCCGCTCTTTTATTCCGGTGCATCTCTCGAGGAAGTCAAAGCGCACACCAACGGCATCCGATTTAGCTTCACGCATTAACTCTTCTGAAGATACGACGGTTTGGGGCAGGTATGCGCCTGCCCCTGAAAGCCATGAATTACCTTTTTGATTAATCATATTTATTCTCCTAGTTAAAGTGTTTTCGCGTTGTTTTCGCGTGCCCCATATTAAATAGAAAAATGTATGTATAAAAATCAATTTATTGGCGCCTAATTCAGCGTTGAAAAATGGGCATTAGGTGTTTTTTGGTTTTTTTTTGTACTTAAAAGGCAATTACTTTTAGTAAGTACGAATATCCGCAATAAAGACGCGCTTTTCGATACTTTTTGTAGAATTGTGGCGTATGTATCTGACATATGGCGCATAAATACCGTCGAGAATACGACCGAAACCCATTTGATGTGGCCCTCTTGACACCTAATAGAATGGAATTAATCTCGAATTAGAGAAAATCCACGTGAGCTTGGCGAGATAAACCGTCTTCGCAGCGAAAAATGAGGTGTCTATGAACAATATTGATGCGGGTGATAAAATGATAAGGAACGATAACGGTGTTGATAATATGATTTCGAAGTTGCTTGAAAGTATTCCTCCTGCGCAGGTTCGCTCTCTAATTGAATTTTCTAAATCTATTGAGTCTTCATTTTTTGTCACCGCCTCAGATCTGCGGCCGGTTTCATGTGTCTTGAACGAAAGAAAAGAGGGGGCTAACGTCAAAAGAGGTACAAACCGCGCAACTCTTTCTCTCGTCTCTGTGCGCTGAAACCAGCCGCGACATAAGAAAAATAGGTAGACGGCCGGTAACCGCCAAACCAACGACACCCTGCGAAACATACATTAAAGAGCGGACTGTTTAGCTTACTTTAAATTCAGGAGGCTACTATGTCCAAGCGCCGCTCTTACGATTGGCCTCAGCTCTTTGTAGAATTCGAGCAAAAAGGCCGTTCTCAAATCGATTTCTGTAAGCTCGCCCTAAGTGCTTCAGCTTAAAGCTCTCCAAGCGCAATACCTAGGAAGGTGGGGCGTTTACAATGGCGATTGTTAAACCAGAGATTGGCTCAACTCAAAGCCTGATTTTGGAGGTGGGTAATTGCAAAATTCACTGCCCAACTTCCATTCCCTTACCGTCCTTTATATCACTGATTCAGTCTTTTGCATGATTCGTTGGGCTGAAGATTGTCCGATCTATCTGCATCGAGATCCGGTAGACTTCCGTAAAGCGATAAATGGTTTAGCGGTAATTGTTAGCGAAGAGCTGGCGTTGGACGTTTACGATAAAGCCTTGTTCGTATTCCGCGACCAACTCAAAAAGTTGTGCTGAGATAGCAGGGACTTCGCCGTTTGGCAGAAGCGTCTGGAATAGGATAAGTTTAAATAGCCCCGAAAAAAACCGTTCGCAACCTTGTCAATTACCTGTGAGTAATGGCACTGGCTATTGCGCGGTTTTGATGTTGCAAAGTTCAAACCCACAAACAATTGAAATTTACCGACGTCGCTTAATGTTGTTGTTAATGGCCGCTATGAACGATACAGCGGCTCTACAAAAATAAAATGAGTTGTTGCGTGAAAAACTCGTTGAGCGTAATACGCAAATCTCCGTTCTCAACGAATAAATCAAACACCTTCTCAGTAAACGTTTTGGTTCTTCCAGTGAAAAATCGTCACCTGACCAGCTAGGCCTGTTTGATGAAGCCGAATGCGAAGAATCTGGCAGGACAACAGTTAAAAGCCATTCCGGTACCCACACGCCGGGTGTCAGCATCCCCGACAATCTCCCTCGTGAAGAAATTGTTCACGATCTACCCTAAGCAGAGAGGGGCTGCCCGCCCAATGGCACCGAACTCAAAACATTGGCAGCGACGATCAAGAACAGTTGTAGATCATTCCGGCCAAAATCAAAGTTGTACGCCACACGCGTTTAAAGTACGAGAACCACATAGTCCCTGCAAGTAAGTCGAAACAGCCCATCGAAAAGATCATTGCCAGCCCAAGCTTACTCTCCTACATCGCTACGGAGAAATACGCGGATGCTTTGCCCCTATATCGTCAGAGTGAGATATTCAAGCGTATCGGTATTGAACTAGGTCGAACCAATATGGCCGACTGGATGGTGAAGTGTGGTGAACTAGTGCAGCCACTAATTAATCTACTGATTGATCATCCACATAAACAGCCATGCCTGCACGTGGATGGAACAACCTTACAAGTGTTAGACGAGCCCGGCAAAACGGCACAGAGAAAAAGTTATATGTGGGTTATGGGCAATACCGGTCATCGGCGATCATGTGTGTTCCGATACTCGCAGTCAGCAGGCCCCTCTAAACCTGCTCAGTCAAGACAACACTGGCATTACGGCTGAGGGCTAAGAAAGATATCAAAAAATCCTGCGATCAATACCAAATAGAACGTTTTGGCCGCATGGCCCATGCGCGTAGGAAGTTTAAAGACGCAAGCCCTAAAAAAATGGGAAAACCGGCAAAGCCGATCAAGCACTGGCCCATATTCAAAAACGTTACGCCATTGAAAAGAAAGTAAAAGACGAACCGCCAGATAGACGTTACGAAATAAGACAAAAAGAAGCCACGCCCACACTCGATAAACTCAAAGCGTGCATGGAAAAGATCTTACTTGCGGTTGCCCCCAAAACGGCCATAGGCAATGCGTTGGTGTATCTGAAAAACCAGTGGGATCGATTAATCACTTACCTAGAATATGGCTGCTACTCCATCGACAACAATGGGGATGAACGTGCAATACGTCCGTTTACTATTGGTCGAAAAAACTGGATGTTTAGCAAAATCCAGGCTGGCGCGAAGGCAAGTGAAAATCTGTACAGTTTGATTGAAACTGCCAAAGCTAACGACCTGAATACGTACGACTACTTGCAGCACATTTTTAAAGATCTGCCCAACGCACAAAATATTGAGCAGGTTGAAGCACTGTTACCTTGGAATATTGAGCTCGGCAATTTCTAAAGAAAAGAAATAGTACTTCGTTAATTCAGTAGAGGGTTATAGTGAGTGTCTATGGACTCATATGGTTGTCGATATTATGCCATCAATGTTTTTAGGTTGATCAGGGCGTCAGGGGTCATCGCTCTTAACTAGGGCGATCGTCTTTCTGGCCGCTATACCGCCACATTCATTATCAGAAAAAGGAGTGAGCCACCTATAGGCGCGCTTTCTATAATGCGGAAAAAACGTCGTCACACGTGAATTGTACGGTTCCCCCCCCTTAACAGGAAACTATCATTTAAGATTTTAATCCTGTTAACCTTCTGACGGTTTAGATGGAAGATAAAATCTTCCTAAATCTGGCAGGATCAATACTATTTATTAGCGAAATTATTTAAACTATTCTCTCCTGTCGACAATTTTTACTGGTTGTATATAGTCGATATAGATTGTAATACTAAATTTAAGCTACAGCATCCATATTTGTATTCGCCTCGAAATATACACCTTTCTTAAATTTACAGCCGGCCAACAATGGCTCGACTACCGAATTATTTTAACAATCCCCTATGTTAATAACCCGTGATTTATATCAGCAACCCAATAACAATTTTCTGCGCTGCTTCGTGCGGATTGATATGCCTTACAAAATTGTAGCAAGGAATAAGAATAAGTTGATCAAAAGAGTGTTTCTCGCCATTCATAGGGTGGGATTTTTTTCGCTAAAGATATTTATCGGGAGAAATGGTTTCTGAACGGGTTATGCTAAAGTGTCATGCATTTAAAACGCAGGGGAATTCAGCCGGATATTTCCGACAATTAAAATTATATCGTTAATTCCCTATGTAAAATCAGGAAGGTGCTATACACCCACTAATATCAATGTATATATTAATTATATGTCCTAGGGGGAGCGCATCTTCTGCAGTAGGGTGTATTGGCGTTAATTTTATTTTCTATAGGACGTTTCCATCTTGTTGGGTGGGGTCTGCCATTTTTATTTGGGTTTTGTTGGTTCGAAATTGGTGCGCCAATATGAATATTTAAACGCCTTTATCCTTGCTCTATTAGTTTTGGCTAATGTAGTGTGTATAGGCGAGATTTTAAAATTACCGGTTTTTTTGAA
Coding sequences within:
- a CDS encoding ketoacyl-ACP synthase III; its protein translation is MINQKGNSWLSGAGAYLPQTVVSSEELMREAKSDAVGVRFDFLERCTGIKERRVAPPKETYATLAYKASQKAIADANIESTDIDGVIYCGIDTEYPEPSTAHEIQAMLGAHNAACLDISNACLGLLNGLSIADLYIGSGAAENILICTGEKPSVVTYDVIKQLATNRSKENLRRLLGAFTVGDAGGAFVITKSGGGPKLDVMRFKTNSVHANLCYAKQQDGYIEFEMNMETISRAMIDEHQKMMPGTYASLGWHPENIGALYCHQVGARPHRKMTQMANVPIDKAPITYDYYGNLTSATFAVNYDANRPKTNEKILFLGAGSGLSICQIGLDFSAVPCTN
- a CDS encoding IS66 family transposase, with the protein product MPLYRQSEIFKRIGIELGRTNMADWMVKCGELVQPLINLLIDHPHKQPCLHVDGTTLQVLDEPGKTAQRKSYMWVMGNTGHRRSCVFRYSQSAGPSKPAQSRQHWHYG
- a CDS encoding DUF637 domain-containing protein, with translation MSFSLLRMHYVIPKPEDGTELSQDEILDALGAEEGLGWINTLRCKPEVTQGECAYDNVEWSGVELAFEEWDYQHQGLTEGAAALLSIAVAIATNGMGGELIGALTSTTTSAATTAISTGQYMLTQSLNAGITTLANQASMTLFSTGFDIGETLNELGSSENVHQLLDSMLTAAVVPQNDVSFFDGDDLGFWQQTANALVDATVDAGLTAIVQGAVYGYTDEEYLASFQRAVAANSIRYLGEQLATGIGDAAETGNWELGYQLMAHAAAGCLGGALSADNNDADGENGCASGTMGSVIGEMMGKLKTISISNDKESLETEAAIHEFYLGLDELVKQGADITKLSAAVSAFVFGLDPSIASDYASIAYIFNATSKLHRAARSNQSRAISYEDAVEKAIQTSHSIRANGEGDFVSGENIGAPIILNEPWFIGDYYYSYPDGLEWDGAGAGYCAGVGTGVPGYWVSAVSEGTVALVVNVADGNSFNASSYALSIAGPDWLNLPQYFSQPIYATFEATGETYKYQVNQYGNVTCEVYSGSSFSCH
- the tnpB gene encoding IS66 family insertion sequence element accessory protein TnpB, with the translated sequence MQNSLPNFHSLTVLYITDSVFCMIRWAEDCPIYLHRDPVDFRKAINGLAVIVSEELALDVYDKALFVFRDQLKKLC
- a CDS encoding IS110 family transposase is translated as MKRQLLEAHDEFFRITDHCDQIKQELIEVVRSNPLCQRLITLPGIGIIIATALYSAIGNAGQFSYPRELPVWLGVTPKQFSSGDKSVNGSITKRGNRYLRKQLIHGARSVLYRSKLKTDKLSVWVNNLVERRGVNKAAVALANRLARLIWVILQRGVDYKIIPA
- a CDS encoding transposase domain-containing protein; amino-acid sequence: MFSKIQAGAKASENLYSLIETAKANDLNTYDYLQHIFKDLPNAQNIEQVEALLPWNIELGNF
- a CDS encoding helix-turn-helix domain-containing protein, which encodes MNICELGVFRVANNQGDGLTALIIYYAFALIAAYSTLALTLTNTTIKTKWWLYPLGTVFLFVEAVLLTPGAAIAGAQSIGYSITRISGPFYIVIQLGLLVPLVTMVCVLGFTILTSKQRSARTLAKTYMFAFAPMATIAILVVLLMALGFKINASGFISVTVCLTIWILFFTSTEKNQYVFLSFIPKTRENKSVYTIATNLACPENGLKQALLELESRIIEETLAKTSGNITHASEILGIARSTLSQKVAKLGLGGNA
- a CDS encoding transposase yields the protein MKHLLSKRFGSSSEKSSPDQLGLFDEAECEESGRTTVKSHSGTHTPGVSIPDNLPREEIVHDLP